In Vigna unguiculata cultivar IT97K-499-35 chromosome 3, ASM411807v1, whole genome shotgun sequence, a single genomic region encodes these proteins:
- the LOC114179518 gene encoding BTB/POZ domain-containing protein At1g67900 yields the protein MKFMKLGSRPDTFYTAESVRTISSEVSSDIIIQVKGTRYLLHKFPLLSKCLRLQRLCSESSDSPQHQIVQLPEFPGGVEAFEVCAKFCYGITITLSAYNIVSARCAAEYLQMIEDVEKGNLIYKLDVFFNSCILNGWKDSIVTLQTTKALPLWSEDLAITSRCIEAIASKVLSHPSKVSLSHSHSRRVRDDVSSCNGTESLRHKSSSKGWWAEDLADLSIDLYWRTMIAIKSGGKTPSNLIGDALKIYASRWLPNIRKNVHVKRETESDSDADSDSASEVTSKHRLLLESIVSLLPAEKGAVSCSFLLKLLKAANILKASASSKVELATRVGLQLEEASVNDLLIRSVSKTNNMMYEVDLVMTILEQFMLQGQSPPTSPPRSRLTIERRRSRSAENINFEFQESRRSSSASHSSKLKVAKLVDRYLQEVARDVNLPLSKFIALAETIPDFARHDHDDLYRAIDIYLKAHPELNKNERKRLCRILDCKKLSVEACMHAAQNELLPLRVVVQVLFFEQARAAAAGGKVTDMPSNIKALLTAHGIDPSKHTAPLSTTTSIHADDNWSVSGFKSPKSTKNTTLRMKLAEDDLDANVVPRDEIGRTSRFKGLLALPAQPKRMFSKLWPTNRTATEKN from the exons ATGAAGTTTATGAAACTGGGATCTCGTCCAGATACCTTTTACACTGCCGAGTCTGTAAG GACAATCTCTTCTGAAGTTTCAAGTGACATCATAATTCAAGTTAAAGGAACGAGATATCTTCTTCACAAG TTTCCGCTGTTGTCGAAATGTTTGCGCCTGCAAAGGCTGTGCTCTGAGAGTTCTGATTCTCCTCAGCACCAAATAGTCCAACTCCCTGAATTTCCTGGTGGGGTGGAAGCATTTGAGGTGTGTGCCAAGTTCTGCTATGGCATAACCATCACTCTCAGCGCATACAACATTGTAAGTGCGCGTTGCGCCGCGGAATACTTGCAGATGATTGAGGATGTTGAGAAGGGGAATTTGATTTACAAGCTTGatgttttcttcaattcttgCATCCTTAATGGCTGGAAGGATTCCATTGTGACTCTACAAACCACCAAAGCATTGCCTTTGTGGTCAGAGGACTTGGCAATTACCAGCAGATGCATTGAGGCCATTGCCTCGAAGGTCTTAAGCCACCCCTCAAAGGTGAGTTTATCACACAGTCATTCCCGGAGGGTAAGGGATGATGTGTCTTCCTGCAATGGAACCGAAAGTCTGAGACACAAATCATCAAGCAAGGGATGGTGGGCTGAGGATTTAGCAGATTTGAGTATAGACCTGTACTGGAGAACCATGATAGCTATCAAATCTGGTGGCAAGACACCCTCAAATCTCATTGGTGATGCATTGAAGATTTATGCATCTAGATGGCTACCGAATATCAGGAAGAATGTGCATGTCAAGAGGGAGACTGAATCTGACTCGGATGCAGATTCAGATTCTGCGAGTGAAGTAACTTCAAAGCATAGACTGCTTTTGGAATCAATCGTGAGCTTGCTTCCGGCAGAAAAAGGTGCTGTTTCTTGCAGCTTCCTTCTTAAACTGTTAAAGGCAGCCAATATTCTCAAAGCTTCGGCATCTTCGAAGGTGGAATTGGCCACAAGAGTAGGACTTCAACTGGAGGAGGCCTCGGTTAATGATCTTCTAATACGCTCGGTGTCTAAGACAAATAATATGATGTACGAAGTGGACTTGGTTATGACGATATTGGAACAGTTTATGTTGCAAGGTCAGAGTCCACCAACCAGCCCTCCAAGATCAAGGTTGACCATTGAAAGGAGAAGGTCTCGTTCGGCAGAGAACATCAACTTCGAGTTCCAAGAGAGTAGGAGGTCCTCCTCGGCTTCTCATAGCTCAAAACTGAAGGTGGCAAAGCTAGTGGATAGGTACCTTCAGGAGGTTGCCAGGGATGTGAATTTGCCTCTCTCAAAATTCATTGCTCTTGCTGAAACTATACCAGATTTTGCAAGACATGATCATGATGACCTGTACAGAGCAATTGACATTTATCTCAAG GCACATCCAGAGCTGAATAAGAACGAAAGGAAGAGATTATGTCGAATTCTAGACTGCAAAAAGTTGTCTGTGGAAGCTTGCATGCATGCAGCACAGAATGAGTTACTTCCCCTAAGGGTGGTTGTGCAAGTTCTCTTCTTTGAGCAAGCACGAGCAGCAGCAGCTGGTGGCAAAGTGACTGACATGCCAAGCAACATCAAGGCATTACTCACCGCTCATGGCATTGACCCATCAAAACACACAGCACCATTGAGCACCACAACAAGTATCCATGCTGATGACAATTGGAGTGTTTCTGGATTCAAGTCACCAAAGTCAACAAAGAACACAACTCTCAGAATGAAGCTAGCTGAGGATGACTTGGATGCAAATGTTGTGCCTCGTGATGAAATCGGGAGAACTTCTAGATTTAAGGGTCTACTTGCTCTTCCTGCTCAGCCCAAACGCATGTTTAGCAAGTTGTGGCCTACCAACAGAACTGCCACGGAAAAGAATTGA
- the LOC114178991 gene encoding uncharacterized protein LOC114178991 yields MESDQVTTKDMRVQTPPSRIEVVSGAAVELQGASNFGQAGLQRQPSMTKTNCLCSPTTHAGSFRCRLHRTPSLPRTKSMESEASAVHSVADANKDPLH; encoded by the coding sequence ATGGAAAGTGACCAGGTGACAACCAAGGACATGAGAGTTCAAACGCCACCATCTAGGATTGAGGTCGTGTCAGGTGCTGCGGTGGAGCTTCAAGGCGCTTCTAATTTCGGACAAGCTGGCCTTCAGAGACAACCTAGCATGACCAAGACCAATTGTCTATGTTCTCCAACCACACATGCCGGTTCCTTTCGTTGCAGACTTCACCGCACCCCTAGTCTTCCCAGGACCAAAAGCATGGAATCAGAGGCATCCGCGGTTCATTCTGTTGCTGATGCTAACAAGGATCCACTTCATTGA